In one Sphingomonas carotinifaciens genomic region, the following are encoded:
- a CDS encoding TDT family transporter → MTADTHSVLSGLKPLSRLDHPREMIRQFTPNWFAATMGTGILALALPQVPGIGPSLKPVGEVLWFFNIALFALFAGLYGARWAMFGHEARRIFGHNTVSMFIGTIPMGLATIINGCLAFGIARFGNGIVPVAHVLWWIDVAMSLACGVLIPYMMFTRHEHSLDGMTAVWLLPVVAAEVAGANGGLLAPHLTDPHAQLVTLATSYVLWAYSVPVAFGILAILILRMALHKLPHESMAASSWLALGPIGTGALGMLVLGADAPAILAAHGLAGVGTVAEGIGVVAGLCLWGFGLWWLALATLITIRYWRAGVPFNLGWWGYTFPLGVYTVATFRLGTTLNLGFFGFVGTVLTVALAAMWLLVGAKTLAGAWRGNLFVSPCIATPN, encoded by the coding sequence ATGACTGCCGACACGCACTCCGTTCTGAGCGGCCTCAAGCCGCTCAGCCGGCTCGATCATCCCCGCGAGATGATCCGTCAGTTCACGCCCAACTGGTTCGCCGCGACGATGGGCACGGGCATCCTTGCCCTCGCGCTGCCGCAGGTGCCCGGCATCGGGCCTTCGCTTAAACCCGTCGGCGAGGTGTTGTGGTTCTTCAATATCGCACTCTTCGCGCTGTTCGCCGGCCTTTATGGTGCGCGCTGGGCGATGTTCGGGCACGAGGCGCGGCGCATCTTCGGGCATAACACCGTGTCGATGTTCATCGGCACCATCCCGATGGGCCTCGCGACGATCATCAACGGCTGCCTCGCCTTCGGCATCGCACGGTTCGGGAATGGCATCGTACCGGTCGCACACGTCCTGTGGTGGATCGACGTCGCCATGTCGCTCGCCTGTGGCGTCCTGATCCCGTACATGATGTTCACCCGTCACGAGCACAGCCTGGACGGCATGACCGCGGTATGGCTGCTGCCGGTCGTCGCTGCCGAAGTGGCGGGCGCCAACGGCGGGCTGCTCGCGCCGCATCTGACCGATCCTCACGCGCAGCTAGTCACGCTTGCAACCTCCTATGTGCTGTGGGCCTATTCGGTGCCGGTCGCGTTCGGCATCCTCGCCATCCTCATCCTGCGCATGGCGCTCCACAAGCTGCCGCATGAGAGCATGGCGGCATCTTCCTGGCTGGCGCTGGGACCGATCGGCACGGGTGCTCTGGGCATGCTGGTGCTCGGGGCGGACGCGCCGGCGATCCTCGCGGCGCACGGGCTGGCCGGTGTCGGTACCGTCGCGGAAGGGATCGGCGTTGTGGCCGGACTCTGCCTGTGGGGCTTCGGCCTGTGGTGGCTGGCGCTCGCGACGCTCATCACCATCCGCTACTGGCGCGCCGGCGTCCCGTTCAACCTGGGCTGGTGGGGCTATACCTTTCCGCTCGGCGTCTACACCGTCGCCACCTTCCGCCTAGGCACGACGCTGAACCTCGGTTTCTTCGGTTTCGTCGGCACGGTGCTGACAGTCGCGCTTGCGGCGATGTGGCTGCTCGTCGGCGCCAAGACGCTGGCCGGCGCATGGCGCGGCAACCTGTTCGTCTCACCCTGCATCGCCACCCCGAACTGA